TGATTGATTGATTTCAATATTATTAAAATCAACATGCAATAAGGTGTGGTCGTATCTATCATCTTCAAAATGTACTGGTAATAAGAAAATAGGTGAATTAATTTCATTATTTTCACGGTCTTTTCATTCTAAAATTCCAAATGAAATATTTAAAATGTTTACACCAGTATCTTCAAGTGAAAGACGATTGCTTTTTGAAAATTTATCAATTAATTTTGCAAAATCCTTTTGTGGAATTTTTGATGTGAAAATTGTATTGTGATCTATTTTGTTTTTTGCTTTATATTCTTTTAAATCATAAGAGAATGATTCGTCTTTTGTGACTATGTCATAGATATTTAAGTATTTTTCGCTTTTTAAGTTAATTAGGTTATTTTTTAAACTTGTATCAAGTAGTTTATTAAGTATTTTTTCAAACATATTTCTCCTTCTATATTATTTTATAGTTTTTCATTGATTAATTTCAAAATTAATGGAGTAAAATTCAAACATGAAAAAGTATGATGATATTTTCATTTGCACAACCGATACTGTTCCAGGTATCGGTGGCCCTGTAAATAATGAAACTTTAGAATTAATTTATACATTAAAAAAACGTCCATTAAATAAGAAAGTTATTATCCTAGTTGGTTCAATTGAGCAAGCTCAAAAATTTGCTCAATGAACTAATGAAGCTACCGAATTAGCAAAACAAAAATGACCCGGAGCTGCGTCAATTATTGTTAATGACCAAGGCTTTAGAATGCCTAATAATCAACTTCTAATAGACTACTTATTAAAAAATGGACCAATATATATGTCATCTGCAAACATCTCAGGAGAAAGTGTTATTGATATTAAAAATGCTCATTTAGTCTTTCCTGAAGTTACAAAAATTTATGATTTCGGTCCTGGATCAGGACAACCAAGCACAATTTATAACCTAGATACTAATGAAATAATTACTAGAAAATAGTCTTTTTCAGTTTTAAATCACAAAAAAGCATTATTTTTCTAAATATTCAGACCAAGTTGGCTACTTGGTCTGATTTTATTTTTATTATTAATAATAAAAGGTAGTTTTTAATATATTAAGTAGTAAAATATAATTGACTATTCTAAAAGTCCAATTGTCATATATTTGTGATAATTCAAATAAACTAAAATTTAATTTTAAAAAGGAGAAATTATGACACCACACATTAGTGCAAAACAAGGCGAAATTGCTAAAACAGTTATTATGCCTGGTGACCCATTAAGAGCGAAATTTATCGCTGAAACATACTTAGACCCAGGATTCAAACTTGTTAATACAGTTAGAAACATGTTTATGTTTACAGGAACATACAAAGGAAAACCAGTTACAATCGCAGGAAGCGGTATGGGATGTCCATCAATCGGAATTTACTCATACGAATTATTCAAATTCTACGATGTAGATAGAATTATCCGTATCGGATCAGCAGGATCATACTTAAAAGATCTTGGATTATATGAAGTTGTATTAGCTTCAGAAGCTATTGCTGACGGAGATGCATTCAGAAGATTAGCATTAGGTAAAGAAGGAAACATTGCTTTACCATCAGCAAAATTAAACGAAGAAATTAAAGCTATTGCAGCAGAAAACGGAACACCATTAACAGTTGGTAGAGTTCACTCATCAGACGTATTCTACTCAGCAGTTCCTCGTGATGAAAGAATTGCTTCAACAGAAGCTCTTTGTGTTGAAATGGAATCATACGCATTATTTACAAATGCTGAAGCAACAGGTAAAGAAGCTGCTTGTTTATTAACAATTAGTGATAACTTAATTACAGAAGAATTAACTACAGCAGAAGAACGTCAATTCGCATTCACAAAAATGATGGAGATTGCTCTTAAATTAGCTAGATAATATTATGCGTGTAGTAGATATTATTGAGAAAAAACGTTTAAATAAAGAATTAACAAATGAAGAAATTAAATTCTTAATTAATTCATACGTTAAAAACGAAACACCAGATTATCAAATGAGTGCGTTTTTAATGGCTGTTATGTTTAATGGAATGAACTCTAGAGAAATTGCAACAATGACAAAATACATGATGCACTCTGGAGAAGTTATGGATCTTTCTGCTATTCCAGGTATCAAAGTTGACAAACACTCAACAGGTGGAATTGGGGATAAAACTACATTAGCAGTAGCACCAATCGTTGCTGCATGTGGGGCTCCAGTTGCTAAAATGAGTGGTCGTGGACTTGGACACACAGGTGGAACAATTGATAAACTTGAATCAATCCCAGGTTTCACAGTGGAATTAACAGAAGAACAATTCATTGACCAAGTTACAAAACACAACATTGCAGTTATT
The nucleotide sequence above comes from Mycoplasma sp. Pen4. Encoded proteins:
- the deoD gene encoding purine-nucleoside phosphorylase, whose product is MTPHISAKQGEIAKTVIMPGDPLRAKFIAETYLDPGFKLVNTVRNMFMFTGTYKGKPVTIAGSGMGCPSIGIYSYELFKFYDVDRIIRIGSAGSYLKDLGLYEVVLASEAIADGDAFRRLALGKEGNIALPSAKLNEEIKAIAAENGTPLTVGRVHSSDVFYSAVPRDERIASTEALCVEMESYALFTNAEATGKEAACLLTISDNLITEELTTAEERQFAFTKMMEIALKLAR
- a CDS encoding L-threonylcarbamoyladenylate synthase gives rise to the protein MKKYDDIFICTTDTVPGIGGPVNNETLELIYTLKKRPLNKKVIILVGSIEQAQKFAQWTNEATELAKQKWPGAASIIVNDQGFRMPNNQLLIDYLLKNGPIYMSSANISGESVIDIKNAHLVFPEVTKIYDFGPGSGQPSTIYNLDTNEIITRK